A single genomic interval of Rhizophagus irregularis chromosome 15, complete sequence harbors:
- a CDS encoding uncharacterized protein (SECRETED:cutsite_CST-IL; SECRETED:prob_0.1569); SECRETED:SignalP(1-16), with amino-acid sequence MTILMQLAYVLVICSTILNPNHDEIRCKKNIMKQKVKKFLVKKNNKNSQRGIRYSDFEDNSYEEEESGNETEDEDDDV; translated from the exons ATGACCATTCTAATGCAGCTTGCATATGTTCTTGTGATCTGCTCAACAATTTTAAACCCAAATCATGACGAAATAAGGTGTAAAAAGAATATCATGaaacaaaaagttaaaaaatttttagtaa aaaaaaataacaaaaatagtCAACGGGGTATAAGATATTCCGATTTTGAAGATAATAGCTATGAGGAAGAAGAAAGCGGAAATGAAactgaagatgaagatgatgatgtataa